In Anoplopoma fimbria isolate UVic2021 breed Golden Eagle Sablefish chromosome 15, Afim_UVic_2022, whole genome shotgun sequence, the genomic window tcttgttttgattaACTTTATGTCTGCACAGAAACCTTATGTttacacactttctttttttgcacgTTTTCCAGGACCACAGCATTGGCCACTAAGCTGACTGAGTTCAACCTTGGCTCAGACAAGCACACGTTCCTGTCTAAGCTGATAAAGAGCATATTCTCCTCATACCTTGAAAGCTACATTGACATGGAGAGGGAATACCTTCGCAGTCGAGGTGCCATGATTCTGCAGCGATACTACGACTCCAAGAACCACCAAAAACGCCCAATTGGCACCGGCAGGTCAGATTTGGGGTTTCACTTTTTCCCCCACATAAGGATGGGTTATGATTAATTATTTGAACAGGTattacaaaatgataaaaataatagtgTAACAAAGTTATTACCATCTGTGTCTTTCTACAGTATCCAAGAACTGAAGGAGCGGATCAGACAGCGCACCAATCTCCCTTTTGGCCCTATGATTGAGACCCATGGGGAGACCTTTCTGTCCCCAGAGCTAGTCGTCAACCTGCTGCAGGAGACACGTCATGCCTTTGAGAGATGCAACAGGGTGAGGCCAATACTTCAGCTGAGAGCAGTATTGGAGACAAAATCCTGCTGGGCTAAAATAGCTAAATGTGTTCCCTTTCTTTCGGTTTTGGTGACACAGCTTTCAGATCCTTCAGACCTGCCCAAGAACGCCTTCTCAATCTTCCTGCTGCTGGTTGACCATCTGTGTGTGGATCACATTGACTACGCCCTAGAGATTGGCCTCTCAGGTACATCCGAttcatatctgtctgtctgtctgtgcattCGACTCGTAAAAGGAACACTTCCATTAGAAAACAGCAGTCAActcaatgaaacaaaaataatagaaaatccAAGTTACCTTGTGCACTGCAAGTTGTGCCTCTGGAATTTTTTTGAATGCTATATGTGGGTGAATACAAGTTGTAGCTGATCATTGTCAGTGGAActaaacatgtttattcatcTCCAGGTGCTCAGTTTGTAAGGTATATTCATTATCAAAGAAATGCAACACTGATGTCCCCATAGTTTGATTGCTTTCTCTTCAATGTCTGATGCTGAAGCAGTACATtgctgtgaatgtttttttacgTTGTATTTCTGTGGTTACAACCCATATAAAGCAGGCAACAGTGTCTTTCTGTGAATCATTTATCCTTTcacttacctttttttttctcttcgcTCTCTCTTTGATCTACAGCGATTCCCTCATCAGATTCCAAGAATGCCAACCTGTATTTCCTGGACGTCGTTCAACAGGCTAACTCTATCTTCCACTTGTTTGACAAGCAGTTTAATGACCAGCTCATGCCTCTTATAAGGTCAGTTCCAGGTCAAAGGTTAAAGTCGCCACTGCCTTTCATCAACACATACTTTTAAGATGAAAGGGAGACCTCTgattttaccttttatttaaatctatgtCACCAGCTCATCTCCAAAGTTGGCAGAGTGCCTGCACAAGAAGAAAGAGGTGATTGAACAGATGGAAGTGAAACTGGACACAGGAATCGACAGGTCAGTATGTTTAGAAGTTGCTCTTACATCTGATGTGTTTCTTACGTGACCAAAACCCATAATAGAACAATGACCGGTCtccaaaacattttctaaagtgttttttctgctaCACACAGAACAATAAACTGCATGGTGGGGCAAATGAAGCACATCTTGGCAACAGAGCAGAAAAAGACTGATTTCAGGCCTGAGGATGAGAACAACGTCATGATCCAGTACACTGCAGTAAGACATACAAGGCCTCAGCTTCCACCACTGAGCTCACatgcaaagcaaaacaaatcagCAAATGTGACTTGCAAATCACTGACATCTGTCTATGTTGTTCTTTGAATGAAAATAGCATGTTTTTGAATTACCTTTGGCAATTTTCAAAATTTTTCCatgtgtccctgtgtgtctcCTCCCGGCAGGCTTGCTCTAAGGTATGCGCCTACGTCAGTCGGCAGGTGGAGCACGTGCGGAAGTCCATGGATGGGAAAAACGTGGACACAGTCCTGACCGAGTTGGGCATTCGTTTCCACCGGCTCATCCACGAGCACTTACAGCAGTACAGCTACAGCTCAATGGGAGGCATGCTGGCCATCTGCGACGTGGCTGAATACCGACGATGCGCCAAGGACTTCAGGGTGAGGGGGGCGGGGGCGTAGGTCCAGGATACACTGGTCACAGAGCAAAACATAGCATCCTCCAACAAAGACCCTTGTTATGTTTTTAGTTTCATAAAGTAGTCCTGGCAATTCAGTTAAAtgctcttaaatgttttttttaaatttatcagattacattattattattatacagaaAAGATGCAAATTCTCACGTAGGTGATCCTCGaacctttaaaatattataactaAAATGATAAATTACATGTAATGATTAATAATACATTCGTGTTGATATATTTTCTGTCCAGTGAATAGTCCATAAATTGCCCAATCAGGACGACATTACAAGTAAATGCAGGGGTGGAGGAGATGGGGCatgttttcatcatgttttgCATCTTCAGTCACAACACAATGAAACCTGTGATTTAGAGCATTTGTAATGACAGGTTTGCATGTATGCAGGGAATAAAACCTtggtatactgtatatatttaacatgGTATAATACATTAGTGTACTTGTTCTCCAGGTACTTCTGGTGCTGCAGCTCTTCGACACACTTCACGCCCTCTGTAACCTCCTGGTCGTTGCCCCTGACAATCTGAAGCAGGTTTGTTCAGGTGAGCAGCTCACCAATCTGGACCGAAACCTCCTGCACGCCTTCGTCCAGCTCAGAGTGGACTACCGTTCAGCCAGACTGGGCCGACACTTCAGTTAATGACTATTTCAACACCTCGCTGCCCTCCGTCCAGAAACCCATGCTTTGATGAAACGATGCACCTTGAAGAAACCCATTGCTGCTTCAGAGAAAGCATCGGCCTGGCCCCGGCAGACAGACTTCTCTGGGGTTGCTTTGTGCATCATCGAGACAAAAGGCTCCTTGAATGTGGGAAATGTGCATTTCACCTTTTTTCATTGTTCATTTCTTCAATCTGAAGAAATCCAAAATGTCTATTGacttaatatttcatttgtttttaaatactaaTCCATCACCAATCCACATGGCTAAAATTTCTGACCTATTATAGTAAATGGACAACATTGATTTCTGTGCTCatgtaaactatatattttttgattgtGCCAAATATATAAATTCTGTGGCTGCAATTGTGCACACGAATAGACCCCTAAAGCTGCTGTAAAGGGAGACTGTCAACAATAACGCTGTAATGTCAGACATCCGGGCTGCAGTAGCACTGTGTACTGGGAACAGCTTCCCTTTGTAATGAGGTGTAGGGGACCTGACAGAGACAGCCCCACAGCATGCAATATAGAGCCCTGTCTGGCTAAGAGAGACACGTGACCACCTCtctaacctttgacctctgaccacAAAGTAGAGGTCAAGAGGCCATCAAAGAGAAGTGTGATCTGAACTATTAACAGGTCTGAGAACTTCTCTGGAGGTTTGGGTGGTCCCCTATTAGGCTAAGATGACTGGTGTGATGGGTCAGTGAGTCTGTGTCACTGTAATTGCACAGATCAACACTTACTCATCCAGCTGTGGGTGaacacagtccaaagacattgTTGGCTGGATCTGCAGTGTTTCCTGGTCAGGGGACATTCAAATGTTGACCTCTGCTGATTAATGAAACAAACTAGAGGGGACTTCTTCACACAGGGCTTATCTGGTCTCAGTCACTGTCTTCTGCACTAAAAAAAGAAGGCAGATCATGTCCCTGATGCCTGAAACCGTCTCCAACGCAAAGCTGCTCCCACTGTACTGCTGTTTACCCTAATTAGtgactcattaaaaaaatgttgcattttattatCATCCCTCTTCGGAACATACTTAATAAATGGGGAGCTGTGAATAGAAAGTTTGCAGAGTCCCTCCACGAATGTCACTTTCAAAGTGAGATGAAACAGTCTTCCTTTCTATGGAAGTCATCAAGTATTCATGGGAATTCTTGTCACCAGAGTAAAGTTCTTTCTTAGACTTCAGGAAGTGAGCAGAGCCAGAGGGGATTAGATATCTACGAGTTGATGAATTGTGTGCAGTAGTCATGGACTGGGGGAGAGCCGGGGAGATAGAGACGCCTGAGAGCTCAGTTCCAGCTCCGGCTGGCTAGTGTTGTGTAGAATGTACACACTGTGCTGTGCAAGTTCAAACAACATAATTAATTAGgctaatattaatattatcaatgcCACATAAATTCAATTCTCTCAGCCCTAATCACAACTGGATAGCTTGTAAAAATTATTTTGTTAGGCCCTGATGCAAACAGTGGgtctttttcaaacatttgaaaactaTTTGTTTTTGCGGCGATTAATGTGCTCGACGCAGG contains:
- the exoc5 gene encoding exocyst complex component 5, whose product is MATTAQLFEEPFDADEYIERLAWRTPGGGSKGGAEAFDPKRLLEEFENHIEELKQLDEKIQRRVEKLEHQCHREAKEFAHKVQDLQRSNQVAFQHFQELDEHISYVATKVCHLGDQLEGVNTPRQRAVEAQRLMTYFNEFLDGELRSDVFNNPDKIKEAADIIQKLHLIAQELPFDRFADVKAKIASKYHDLERQLIQEFTAAQRRGEIGRMREVAAVLLHFKGYAHCVDVYIKQCQEGAYQRNDVFEDTAVLCQRVNKQVGEVFSSPETVMAKLIQNIFENKLQAHVREKLDETKHSDVEQYLKNLYDLYTRTTALATKLTEFNLGSDKHTFLSKLIKSIFSSYLESYIDMEREYLRSRGAMILQRYYDSKNHQKRPIGTGSIQELKERIRQRTNLPFGPMIETHGETFLSPELVVNLLQETRHAFERCNRLSDPSDLPKNAFSIFLLLVDHLCVDHIDYALEIGLSAIPSSDSKNANLYFLDVVQQANSIFHLFDKQFNDQLMPLISSSPKLAECLHKKKEVIEQMEVKLDTGIDRTINCMVGQMKHILATEQKKTDFRPEDENNVMIQYTAACSKVCAYVSRQVEHVRKSMDGKNVDTVLTELGIRFHRLIHEHLQQYSYSSMGGMLAICDVAEYRRCAKDFRVLLVLQLFDTLHALCNLLVVAPDNLKQVCSGEQLTNLDRNLLHAFVQLRVDYRSARLGRHFS